The DNA segment TATCAGAACCTCAATGAACGTATAGACTCACAAGCAGACAAGGTCGAGAGAATTCTCGCTGACAATGAGCAAGTAAAACAATTACAGACTGTTCCTGGTATTGGCCCAGTTATCGCTAGCGCTTGTATATCAACTGTCGGTAATCCAAATGACTTCAAAAACGGGCGAAATTTCGCTGCATGGATCGGGCTTGTTCCTGTTCAATATTCTACGGGTGGCAAGTCAACGCTACTTGGGATATCAAAACGAGGAAATAAAGAACTGAGAACGCTATTTATCCATGCCGCAAGGTCAATTTTATGGAGAGATAAGTCGGTCGAAAAATATTTTGGTTCATGGCTTATTGAGCTTAAGAAACGAAAACCTTTTAACGTGGCCGTGGTAGCACTAGCCAACAAGATAGCCCGTATAGCGTGGGCAATTTTAGTCCATAAAAAATCTTTTGAAATAAGAACATAATCAGAATTTGCAATGAGAATTAAAGATGACACAACGGTTAGACCACCAGACTGAAGACCTGTTGCCCCAAACAGCAACTTAAAATGCTTTTCGTTTTGTGAGGACAGTCTGGCGCACACCTCATCATAGAGCTGAGACTAATGACAGTCTCTAATAGACTCTGAATATATTAGCGCAAATCAGCTCGTTATTTTTAACTCTACTTGCAATAACGGGACGTACCATATATTGGGGCAGAAATGAGTCAGCGACGATCTCAAAGACTCGAAAATGGACAAAATCGAGTCTGTGACTTTGGTAAATCACCACTTAGCGGATAATCTTAGATATTGCAAATCCTCTTATCGATTAGCTAAAGTAACTCATCCATTCCAGTTCGATAACAGGTTGATATTGTCTCTTGATAGCATGAGAGGCATTACCAGAAATACAGATAAAATGTCTTGTAGAAACATCGGTTATACCGGCCGACTGACACACGTTCTAACAGCATTGGTGGTGTATTTTGACCTTTCGAAAAAATTACCACCAAGCCTGCTATTGGACTTAAACCTACTGTTTCAGAACCAAAAATCAACGAATATCAGTCGGAAACATGATAGTCGCGTCCTAGTATTAGCTCCACTAAGTTGTCAACACTCACATCCTGTACTGGCACCTCCAGTTTATCTTGACGATCTAAGATATAGTCAGGAACTGGCTTCGGAGTGGGGATTACCTCCCTAGGAAGCTGCGAAAGCATGTTCTCACTCTTTGCCTTTAGGTTCTCATATCCCAAGTGATCTGCTAACTTGATGAGTTCTTCTAGCATTGCTTCGTGCATCATCCATACGAACGCACGTTTATGTTTCTGGCGAATGAGATTGAAATTCTCCTCTGTTCCTACCTTTTCTGGGTCTATTTCTGCTTTATACGCATCAGGATCTTCCAGCACGATCCGTTGCCGGTATATCACAAGCATTCTGCTATAGTCTCTCACTACTGCGGTTAGGTCTTCTTCACTGGGTGGAGATTTCTCTGTTAGCCTTTCTGGGTTCAAGCGTACCGGCATGAAGAACTGGAAATCGATACCAGATAGAAACAACATAGTGTCAGCTACCATGGCGTGTAGTTCGGCTGTAGGAAAACCTCCGCGTGCAATAGCCAGTCTTTCATCCTTGGATAGAGTAACTAAGTAGTTTTCCCCTAAGTTCAAAGACAAGTACTCGTAGAGGTGTTCCGGTTTCAGTTCGATATCTACTTCAGGAAACCCGATAAGACTACGCCCTAGCTTGTTGTTTTCTTTTACGAACGGAGTAAGATCAAACTCACTATATAGTGCTGCACGACATGATGAACTCGCCAATGCAGTAAAGAAGTCACGACGTGAGTTCTCATCTGGATGCTCTAGAGCTGCCTCTAAAAACTCACCAAGAACCCTCTTGAACTGTAACGTACAGAGTCCGCCAGTGTGCACTACTGCCATGTTAATGAAACGAACCATGGCATCAATAGCTCTCCTAGTGCCATTTTCTATATCACTATGAGTCAACACTTGAATACACTCAGCTATATTCTCAAACAATTGAGCGGCATTAAATAACTCATCATCCTGACATACTTGATCGAAGAGACTGGTGTATACACTACACTGCACCCCATAAGGGTCTTTACTACATATATAGTCTCGTAAATAATTCTCTATGCGCTGCAGCTCTTCATAAGACATCGAAGGAGCTATCTCCATCATTTCTTTCTCACGCATATCACGCCAATTATCAATGGTAACAAAAGAATCACGACGCGGTCTGTGTAGGATAAAGGTTGGAGTGATATCGAGTAACGCATCCACGCTGGGGTATTCTTCTTGAAAGATATGGCCCCAAGGATTTGAGAATTTTTCGTGAAAAACTGTTGAACCAGAAATATTGAAGCTTATTGAGTTTGAATGTGAGTATGGTTTACCATTATTTCCAGTGAAAGGTTGTTCCCAAGCAGGAAAAGCTGATTGAATTTGGTTTCCTCTGAGTTGTATTCGCAACTTTATAGTCTTTAGAGGGGCATTCACCAAAGCGTACCCATAAAGTACTCCAGCTCCTTGTTCTGATGTTGGGTAATTAGAATCATCGTTATCAATATTATCAAAGGCTTCGGTGAGGATCTTGATAATATCATCTTCTGTGTATCCTACAGGGTATAGCGTCTTCCAAAGGTACCCTGATTTATAATAGTTGTCAGGTTGCATAGTTATTCTAGCTGCGCTACCCGTAAATAACTGTCGGGGAATTTTTAAAGTAATAACTCCGTTCTGAAGTTCTCGAGCGAAGAACCAATCGTCATGCCTATCAACATCGTATTCAAGAAGGTGCGCGATGTTTGTATGGTGCGATAGTAAGTTCTCCCAACCGTCCAAGGTGTGAAGTCCACCAGAGAGAACTACTTCGGTCGTTCTAACACCTTGTGAACTTACCGGTCTAATTGCAGTATCACCGGAAAAAATATGTTTGAGAGCAGACTCAGTTAACTCATACTCTCCTTTCTTCCCGAAGCGAATAGGGTACACCTTTGACATTGTCACTCTCTCACCTATCTTAAATAGTTCTTTTTTTGAACGTAAGAGCTCTCGCAGTTGCTTACGTATTTTTTTCATCCTGATCTTAGAACCAACTCGCCCCATTAGCATCACCTTCACGTATATTCCTACGTCAAAGATACACATTTAAAACTCTAATGTAGAGACCTGACAGGGAAAAATCCCAAGGCGATATAGCAGATCTTGCGTGTTACAACGCACTATTTTTTATATTAAAACTTGCTGATTCTCTATAACGTCTTCAGATGCGTAACAAACTTTTGTCGGGTGGACGACACTTGTTACCAAGTGCCGTCTCCCTAAGAACCCAGCGTGCAACTTTCACTGCACTAGGCTCAAGCCTCCACAAAGGCATCAAATGATACCCAGCAACTTATAACGCAGTCGGGACAGGCTCTTTCCAAGAGTTACGCGCTAGCCTTTTAGACTTTCTCTTTGCCAAGTACTCTTGGTATTGAGGGGCAAATGGTGTCGCTGCACTTCGGATTTTCACATGCCTTTCTATCGGCACTTTGGCTATTTGGAAGAGATCGAACTGGCAATCCATATCCATGATCTTCTGCCAACCGTGAAACTGCCATTGGCCTTTACGGTTGATGAAGTAATTTTAGGGCGATCCAACTTTTAGACTTTGTTGGATGACGCCTTTTAGCCCAGTGCCATAACGTATGGAATAGCTTGTGACCGACATATCCGAATACCTGTTTAGCCACGCAATGTCGATAATAGTTCGACCCCCCCTGAGTTTCGGATTTATCAGTTTGATAAGATCATTCACTGGAAGGGTTACGTGCTTTTTGATGAGTTCACGCAGATTACTTAAGAACATCAACGTATTGGATTTACTCGGCTTAATGAGCAGTTTCCCTTTGTATTTTCTGTGGTTGAACCCAAGAAAGTTAAAGCCATCGTTGATGTGGGTGATATGCGTTTTCTCTTCGGATAGTGTCAAGCCTCTTTCTGCTAAGAAGTCAGCAATCAACGGTTTGATATCGTTCTCTAGCACTTCCTTTGAAGCGCAAGTGACGACGAAATCGTCGGCATATCCAATAAAGTTAGCTCTTGCTCCTTTTTTGAGAGCGGTAGACTTAATTTGCTGTTCGAGACCAGAGAGCGTCATTAACATCAAGGTTGGGGATATAATCCCACCTTGAGGCGTGCCTTCATCAGTGTCGTAAAACAGCCCTTTGTCTACAAAACCAGACTTCAACCATTGTTCCAACATACGTTTATCGATAGCAACATTGTCCATGAGCCATTGATGTCCGATTTTGTCGAAACAGGCTTTTATATCCCCTTCAAGAACCCATTGCGCTGAACGCTTTTGACTCAAGCAAATAAAACACTGCCCGATAGCATCAGCGGTACTGCGTTTTGGTCGAAAGCCGTAACTGTTAGGGTCTGCAAGGCATTCCGACACGGGCTCTAACGCTAATAGGTGAAGCGCTTGTTGCGCTCTGTCTATCATACATGGGATACCCAGTGGTCGAAGTTTGCCATTCTTTTTGGGGATGTAGATACGCTTGAGTGGTCTAGCTTGATAAGCCTTTCGACTCAATTGATTCACTGCTTTCATACGGCGTCCATCTGTATTCCAGATGACACCGTCTATTCCAGACGTTTTACTGCCTTTATTTTGTGATACTCGCTTAACAGCAAGAAGCTTTGCTGAACGAGAATGAGTCAATATCCACTGCAACGCTTTCACTTTGCCGTGTTTACCTTCTCGTGTTGCCTTTGCGATACGCATCTGAAGCTTTAACACATGCAACTCAATGGGTTTCCAGTCGATTGACTACCATTGGGCGCTGTCAGGAGAGGCACTAATCTCGGTTGAAATCATCATTTGCATTTCTCCTTGAATAAAGTTCTTCAAATTCTCTCGCAACGGGAGACCAGTCAGAAGTGGGCTCACTTTCGTGATCAGACACAAGTCTGTATCTGCATCGTTACAATGCAGCCTTCGCTTTTTCCAACCTCCTCTACCTGCACCACTATCGGCCACAGAGGCTTTCCCATAGGGAGTGATACAGGCTTACCCTGTTCCGTATGTTAGGTAAATGTCAGCTTAGATGCCCACTCTAGTGCGGAGAGTACTCTGATCACGAAAGGGCAATGCCCAACTCCTTTCCGACTCTCATTGCCATTTTGGCCACAGCGTATAACGCACCTGTCGGGTGGACGACACTTGTTACCAAGTGCCGTCTCCCTAAGAACCGTACGTGCAACTTTCACTGCATACGGCTCAAGCCTCCACAAAGGCATCGTTTGATACCCAGCAACTTATAAAGCAGTTAAAACAGGATCGTTCCAAGAGTTGCGAGCTTTCCTTTTGAATTTTCTCTTCGCCAAGTATTCTTGGTGCTGAGGGTCAAATGGCGTTGCGGCACTTCGGATTTTCACATGTCTTTCTATTGGTACTTTGGCTATTTGAAATAGATTGAACTGACAATCCATATCCATGATCTTCTGCCAACCGTGAAACTGCCACTGGCCTTTTCGGTTGATGAAGTACTTATGGGTGACCCAATTTTTTGATTTAGTTGGGTGACGCCTAACAGCCCAGAGCCATAATGCTTGGAATAGTTGGTGCCCGACATATCCGAAAACTCGTTTGGCAACACAGTGGCGATAGTAATTCGCCCATCCCCGTATTTTGGGATTTATCATTTTGATAAGGTTATTTACTGGGATCGTTGCGTGAGCTTTGATGAGTTTACGTAAGTTACTTAAGAATGACAGTACGTTGGTTTTACTCGGTTTTATGAGTAGCTTCCCTTTGTATTTTCTGTGGTTGAACCCTAGAAAATCAAATCCATCATTAATATGAACTATGCGTGTTTTTTCATCGGAGAGTGTTAGACCTCTTTCTATTAAGAATTCAGCAATCAATGGTTTTATATCGTTCTCTAATACATCCTTTGATGTACAAGTGACAACGAAGTCATCAGCGTATCCAATAAAGTTAGCTCTTGCTTTCTTTTTAAGAGCCAAGGACTTTATTTGTTGTTCAAGCCCTACGAGAGTCATTAGCATCAAGGTTGGAGAAATTATTCCACCTTGTGGCGTACCTTCGTCAGTACGATAAAACAACCCCTTGTCAATAAAACCAGACTTCAGCCATTGTTCCAACATACGCTTATCTACAGCGATGTTATCAAGAAGCCACTGATGCTCGATTTTATCAAAACAAGATTTAATATCTCCTTCAAGAATCCATTTAGCCGCCTTCTTTTGAGCCAAACATAAGAAACACTGCGCTATTGCATCAGTGGTGCTGCGATTTGGTCTAAATCCGTAACTATTTGGGTCTGAGATTGTTTCTGAGATAGGCTCCAATGCAAGGAGGTAGAGCGCTTGTTGCGCTCTATCAGTCATGCAAGGAATACCAAGTGGTCGAAGCTTACCGTTCTTTTTAGGGATGTAGATTCGCTTGAGTGGTTTAGCTTGATAAGCTTTCCGACTCAATTGATTCACTGCTTTCATGCGACGCGCATCTGTATTCCAGATGACGCCATCTATTCCAGGCGTTTTACTACCTTTGTTTTGAGATACTCGCTTAACAGCAAGAAGTTTTGCTGAACGCGAGTGAGTCAGTATCCATTGCAACGTTTTCACTTTACCGTGTTTACCTTCTCTAGTTGCCTTTGCGATACGCATTTGAAGCTTTAAGACACGCGCCTCCACAGCCTTCCAGTTAATGGATTGCCATTGTGCACTGTCAGAAGATGCACTAATCTCGTTCGAAATCATCATTTGCTTTTCTTCCTTAATAAAGTTCTTCAAACTTTCTCGCAACGGGAGACCAGTTGGAAGTAGGCTCACTTTCGTGATCAGGTATATTCCTGTATCTGCGTCATTACAATGCAGCTTTCGCTTTCTCCAACCTCCTTTACCTGCATCACTATCGGCCACAGAGGCTTTCCCAGAGGGAGCGATACAGGCTTACCATGTTCCGTATGTCTCGTAATGTCAGGGGAGATGCCCACTATAATGCGAAGAGTATTTCGATCACGAAAGAATACATTCAAATTTCTTTCCTACTCTCGTTGCTTATTTAGCTACAGCGTCTAAACCACTTCCGCTGCTTGTGAAATTACGCATCTGACGTGGATTCACTTCTGTTCATCATACTGACTCCCTAGCACTTACCCGATTTATGTGGTTATCAGGAGGAGCGTCCTCTCACGATTCAGTTCCCGCCTATTAGATAGACTTTGTTACATTGTCAGGCTCGCTTCTTTATTCAGAGCCATAGGGTCATTTGGTGATACAAATGGTTCGCTCTTTTCGTGGCGAACAACGATTCATACGACTTCATGTCGCACTAAATGGATTCACATTCGTTCATCATACTGACACCCTAGCACTTACCCGAATTGTGGTTTTCAGGAGGAACGTCCTCTCACGATTTCGTTCCCACTCAGCCTAACGACCAAGTTTCGTTACATTGTCGGATTCGCTGCTTTATTCAGAATCCTAGGGTCATCTGGTGATACAGATGGTTCACTCTTTTCGTGGTGAACAACGCTTCATACGACTTCAGGTCGCACGGGCAGAAATGAGTTTGGCAACATCGCCTCTGTTAGATTCCAATCAGCAAAGAAAGCACTACCTCTATAAGTGCGTATTTCGGAGCATTGCGATCACCTATTTCGGCATTATTCGATCACCTGTTTCGGTTTAAACCGATCGCTCATTCCGCAATAATCCGATCACTTTAGCCCAAACTCCGAAATGGGCGATCGGAATAGCGAAATCACTGATCGGATACTCCGAAACCCTCCCTTTTTCTCTTTTAAATCAACCAGTCGCTATCCTTGTTAGTAGTCGTATACAACTAGGAAGTGATGATGCCAAAAAAGAGAACACCAATGACAAAAATTAAAGAGGTTTTACGCCTTAAATTCGAGTGCGGATTGTCATACAGAAATATCGCTTCCTGCCTGAAAATTGGTTGTGCGACCGTATCTGAAATCATCAGCCGTTTTAATCAAAGCCAAATAGGTTGGCCGCTCCCTGATAGCTGTTCAGATACAGAGTTAACCAATGCGCTTTATCACCCTAAAGGAGCGAATAAAACCAAAGCGATGCCAAACTTCGCTAACTGTTGTACGGAACTAAAAAGAAAAGGCATGACGAAACTGCTGTTGTGGGAAGAATATTACGAGCAATATCAGGAGCGAGCCTACGCTTATACTCAGTTCTGTGAACATTACATGCGTTGGTTAAAAAAGCAGAAGCGTAGCATGCGACAGACCCACATCGCAGGTGACAAACTGTTCATTGATTACTGTGGCCCAACGATCCCAGTCGTTAACCCTGACACAGGAGAGAGCCGTCATGCCCAGGTTTTTGTTGCCACTCTTGGTGCATCCAATTATACCTACGTGGAAGCAAGTGAGAGTCAAAAACTAGAGCACTGGCTGGAAGCCCATGCCAATGCCTTCGAGCACTTCGGCGGGGTTCCAAGGTTGTTAGTCCCTGATAACCTGCGTTCGGCTGTCACTAAGCATGACCGCTATGAACCTCAGCTCAACGATAGTTACCAGAAGCTATCTAACCATTACCAGACGGCTGTCATGCCTGCTCGACCATACAAACCTAAAGACAAAGCAAAAGCTGAAAATGCAGTGCTCATTGTTGAGCGTTGGATAATGATGCGGCTACGACACAATACCTTCCACACGTTCAAAGAGTTAAACCTAGCCATCCGTGAACTAATGAATGACTTGAACCAAAGGGAAATGAAACAGTTAGGAGCCAGTCGTCAGGCACTGTTCGAGCAGTTAGATAAACCAGCACTGAGGCCACTTCCAATCCAACGTTACATCTATACCGAAACTAAGCGGGCAAAAGTTGGGCCTGACTACCACATAGAGTACAGAAAACATTACTACTCTGTGCCTCACCAGTTAGTGGGACAACATGTTGAACTGGAAGCCACTTCTCGCTTGATACGCATTTATTATCAAGGAAACCTAGTCTCACAACATCCATGTAGCCTAAAAGAACGAGGGATAAGCACTTACCCCGAACACATGCCCAGCAACCATCGGTATCAGAAATGGTCTCCTGATCGGTTATTGCGCTGGGGAGAACATATTGGTGCTGCTATTCGTGAAATGGTGAATGTTCAACTGATGAAAAAGGCACACCCTGAACAAGCTTATCGCAGCTGCCTTGGCTTATTGAACCTGAGTAAAAAGTATGGTGATGTTCGTCTAGAGCAAGCCTGTAAGGATGCGCTTTTAATCAATAAACCCTATCTTAAGTTCGTCAAAAACTTGTTAGTAAATCATCGGGAAGGCCAACTCTCATCAGAAACTCAAACTACACCCAACATAAAGCACAGTAATGTTCGTGGCCCTGACTTTTACCACTAGGAGTACATAATGAACCAGATAAATGAACAACTAAAAGCACTTCGCCTTGGTCATGCAGCA comes from the Vibrio sp. DW001 genome and includes:
- the ltrA gene encoding group II intron reverse transcriptase/maturase — protein: MMISNEISASSDSAQWQSINWKAVEARVLKLQMRIAKATREGKHGKVKTLQWILTHSRSAKLLAVKRVSQNKGSKTPGIDGVIWNTDARRMKAVNQLSRKAYQAKPLKRIYIPKKNGKLRPLGIPCMTDRAQQALYLLALEPISETISDPNSYGFRPNRSTTDAIAQCFLCLAQKKAAKWILEGDIKSCFDKIEHQWLLDNIAVDKRMLEQWLKSGFIDKGLFYRTDEGTPQGGIISPTLMLMTLVGLEQQIKSLALKKKARANFIGYADDFVVTCTSKDVLENDIKPLIAEFLIERGLTLSDEKTRIVHINDGFDFLGFNHRKYKGKLLIKPSKTNVLSFLSNLRKLIKAHATIPVNNLIKMINPKIRGWANYYRHCVAKRVFGYVGHQLFQALWLWAVRRHPTKSKNWVTHKYFINRKGQWQFHGWQKIMDMDCQFNLFQIAKVPIERHVKIRSAATPFDPQHQEYLAKRKFKRKARNSWNDPVLTAL
- the istA gene encoding IS21 family transposase is translated as MPKKRTPMTKIKEVLRLKFECGLSYRNIASCLKIGCATVSEIISRFNQSQIGWPLPDSCSDTELTNALYHPKGANKTKAMPNFANCCTELKRKGMTKLLLWEEYYEQYQERAYAYTQFCEHYMRWLKKQKRSMRQTHIAGDKLFIDYCGPTIPVVNPDTGESRHAQVFVATLGASNYTYVEASESQKLEHWLEAHANAFEHFGGVPRLLVPDNLRSAVTKHDRYEPQLNDSYQKLSNHYQTAVMPARPYKPKDKAKAENAVLIVERWIMMRLRHNTFHTFKELNLAIRELMNDLNQREMKQLGASRQALFEQLDKPALRPLPIQRYIYTETKRAKVGPDYHIEYRKHYYSVPHQLVGQHVELEATSRLIRIYYQGNLVSQHPCSLKERGISTYPEHMPSNHRYQKWSPDRLLRWGEHIGAAIREMVNVQLMKKAHPEQAYRSCLGLLNLSKKYGDVRLEQACKDALLINKPYLKFVKNLLVNHREGQLSSETQTTPNIKHSNVRGPDFYH